Proteins encoded in a region of the Inquilinus sp. KBS0705 genome:
- a CDS encoding HAD family phosphatase, translating into MVNEPKPSPQIFLKAAEILDIGAQKCVVFEDSIAGLKAGNNAGMKVVGITTAHHAEKLSTMASLVINSYSDISTQKMAALFDKQ; encoded by the coding sequence ATGGTAAACGAGCCTAAGCCATCGCCGCAAATATTTTTAAAGGCTGCGGAAATCTTGGATATCGGGGCTCAAAAATGCGTGGTATTTGAAGATTCAATTGCCGGTTTAAAAGCAGGCAACAACGCCGGGATGAAGGTTGTGGGAATTACTACAGCGCACCATGCCGAAAAATTAAGTACAATGGCAAGCCTGGTAATAAATAGCTATTCCGATATCAGCACCCAAAAAATGGCTGCATTATTTGACAAACAATAA
- a CDS encoding DASH family cryptochrome, whose protein sequence is MSEKTILVWFRNDLRIHDNEILSEAVRKADKVLPVFVFDPYYFKTGSSGALKTGSFRARFLIESVADLRKNLQDKFGAKLIVRTGDPSEVLTQLAEEYQVNEVYHHREVAPEETDASERVETALWKIKLNLKHFIGHTLYHKEDLPFPIKDIPDSFVTFKKKVERDSTVRPCTAIPEHITTPEISNEGEIPTLADLGVPQPVDDHRATHHFVGGETAALNRLQQYLQNCLENDAVKSSRNVACGSSALSPWLAVGCISPRQVYWEVVKFQREHHLQNTDPLMLELLWRDYFRFMFKKHGQKFFRAEGFTEEAPGIADNQDELFEQWKSGETGVAYVDAAMHELNATGYITNYSRQAVATFLAKDMQVDWTKGALYFEEKLIDYSPASNWGNWAFIAGVGNDTKSNRYFNAAKPVAQSDYNSDFIATWLPLVQ, encoded by the coding sequence ATGAGCGAAAAAACAATACTGGTTTGGTTTAGAAATGACTTGCGTATTCATGATAATGAGATATTGTCTGAAGCGGTACGTAAGGCTGATAAAGTGTTACCGGTATTTGTGTTTGACCCATATTACTTTAAAACAGGTTCATCGGGCGCATTAAAAACAGGCAGTTTTAGGGCAAGGTTCCTGATAGAGTCTGTTGCCGATCTGCGTAAAAACCTGCAAGATAAGTTTGGTGCAAAGCTCATTGTTCGTACCGGCGACCCGTCCGAAGTACTTACCCAACTGGCAGAAGAATACCAGGTTAATGAAGTGTATCACCACCGTGAAGTAGCCCCTGAAGAAACAGATGCATCTGAACGTGTTGAAACTGCTCTTTGGAAAATAAAGCTTAACCTAAAGCATTTTATAGGCCATACACTGTACCATAAAGAAGACCTGCCTTTTCCAATAAAAGATATACCTGATAGCTTTGTTACCTTTAAAAAGAAGGTGGAGCGCGATAGTACGGTTAGGCCATGTACAGCAATACCCGAACATATTACTACCCCCGAAATTAGCAATGAAGGCGAAATACCCACACTTGCCGACCTGGGCGTTCCGCAGCCTGTTGATGACCATCGCGCCACGCATCATTTTGTCGGTGGTGAAACCGCGGCCTTAAACAGGTTACAACAATACCTGCAAAATTGCCTGGAAAACGATGCCGTAAAAAGCAGCCGCAATGTAGCCTGTGGTTCTTCGGCCTTGTCACCATGGCTGGCAGTTGGTTGTATATCGCCGAGGCAGGTTTATTGGGAAGTGGTAAAATTTCAGCGCGAGCACCATTTGCAAAATACCGACCCATTGATGCTGGAGCTACTTTGGCGCGATTACTTTAGGTTTATGTTTAAAAAGCATGGCCAAAAGTTTTTCAGGGCCGAAGGATTTACCGAAGAAGCACCGGGTATTGCAGACAACCAGGATGAGCTTTTTGAGCAATGGAAAAGCGGAGAGACGGGCGTAGCCTATGTTGACGCTGCCATGCACGAACTTAATGCCACCGGCTATATTACCAATTATAGCAGGCAAGCCGTTGCTACGTTCCTGGCCAAGGATATGCAAGTTGACTGGACGAAAGGGGCGCTGTATTTTGAAGAGAAACTGATAGACTATTCGCCCGCAAGCAACTGGGGTAACTGGGCATTTATTGCCGGCGTAGGCAACGATACCAAAAGCAACCGTTACTTTAACGCGGCCAAGCCAGTGGCGCAGTCAGATTATAACAGCGATTTTATAGCCACCTGGTTACCCCTAGTACAATAG
- a CDS encoding TIGR01777 family protein, protein MSKNILITGGSGVLGKQLTRELLSQGYTVSHLSRHAGKTPKVKTFLWDIDKGHIDAACIDGVDTIVHLAGAGIADKRWTEERKKLILDSRTKSIALLYDLIKNRANKVKTVVSASGIGYYSNRGDELLTEDSLPSHDFLGTCCILWEKAVDEGQALGLRVVKFRTGVVLTTDGGALPQLALPVKLGVGSPLGNGKQWISWIHHQDVVDMYLLGIANERLNGAYNMSAPQPVTNEQLTKAVAMQLHRPLWAPNVPAFVIKLLFGQLATLVLGSTKTSAQKIEHAGFKFKYPDIASALKEIYG, encoded by the coding sequence ATGAGTAAAAACATATTAATAACCGGCGGTTCGGGTGTATTGGGTAAACAACTAACCCGGGAACTGTTGAGCCAGGGCTACACGGTAAGCCATTTAAGCAGGCATGCCGGTAAAACCCCTAAAGTAAAAACCTTTTTGTGGGATATAGATAAGGGCCATATAGATGCCGCCTGTATTGATGGCGTTGATACTATTGTACACCTGGCAGGTGCCGGCATTGCTGATAAGCGCTGGACCGAGGAGCGTAAAAAGCTAATATTAGATAGCCGCACCAAATCTATAGCACTTTTATACGATCTCATAAAAAACAGGGCCAACAAAGTTAAAACTGTTGTTTCCGCATCGGGTATTGGTTATTACAGTAACCGTGGCGATGAGCTGCTAACAGAGGACAGCCTCCCTTCCCATGATTTTTTAGGCACCTGCTGCATCCTATGGGAAAAAGCTGTTGATGAGGGCCAGGCATTAGGTCTGCGCGTCGTAAAGTTTCGTACGGGTGTGGTGCTTACTACCGATGGCGGTGCATTGCCGCAATTAGCATTACCTGTAAAGTTGGGTGTTGGCTCGCCTTTGGGTAATGGCAAGCAATGGATATCGTGGATACACCACCAGGATGTGGTAGATATGTACCTTTTAGGCATAGCCAACGAAAGGTTAAACGGCGCGTACAACATGTCGGCACCGCAACCGGTGACTAATGAGCAGCTAACAAAAGCGGTTGCCATGCAACTGCACCGCCCGCTATGGGCACCAAATGTACCGGCATTTGTTATTAAATTACTATTTGGGCAGTTGGCTACACTTGTGCTGGGCAGTACCAAAACATCGGCACAAAAAATAGAGCATGCCGGTTTTAAATTTAAATACCCTGATATTGCCTCGGCATTAAAAGAAATTTATGGATAA
- a CDS encoding phosphotransferase, which translates to MSDNTSKEQNSIPTSKVERSAKFVKTGFKIGGNYIKHYSKKIFNPELDRSELNEDNATDIYQSLSELKGSALKVAQMLSMDKNLLPQAYVDKFTQSQYNAPPLSGPLIVQTFKKYFGKNPDQIYDKFNIRSTNAASIGQVHQAELKGKKLAVKIQYPGVGDSISSDLKLIKPFAFRMLGMSEKELDVYMREVEERLLEETDYELEVRRSIEFSEACANLNNVVFPNYYPQLSSKRIITMDWLEGKHLREFLAINPSQLLRDQIGQALWDFYNFQQHELRAVHADPHPGNFLITPNGKLGCIDFGCIKVMPEDFYYPFFSLTSTDLFDDKEETIKAFRKLEMILPNDTPAQIEFYYTMFKQMISLFAKPYITNEFDFGKKEFFDELFGFGEKVSKMPEFKQARGVKHFIYVNRTNFGLYNILHELKARVKTDTYKPHVQLAF; encoded by the coding sequence ATGAGCGATAATACATCGAAAGAACAAAATAGTATACCAACCAGTAAGGTAGAACGTAGCGCGAAATTTGTAAAAACAGGTTTTAAAATTGGCGGCAACTACATTAAACATTACTCAAAAAAGATATTTAACCCCGAGTTGGACCGCAGTGAACTTAACGAGGATAATGCTACAGATATATACCAATCGCTAAGCGAACTAAAAGGCAGCGCCTTAAAGGTTGCACAAATGTTAAGTATGGATAAAAACCTGCTGCCGCAGGCTTATGTAGATAAATTCACCCAATCACAATACAATGCGCCACCGCTTTCGGGGCCGCTTATTGTGCAAACCTTTAAAAAATATTTTGGCAAGAACCCCGATCAGATATACGATAAGTTCAATATCAGGTCAACCAATGCGGCATCAATAGGGCAAGTACACCAGGCCGAATTAAAGGGCAAAAAGCTGGCGGTGAAAATACAATACCCCGGCGTAGGCGATTCAATATCATCCGACCTTAAACTCATCAAACCCTTTGCTTTCAGGATGCTGGGCATGAGCGAAAAAGAACTGGATGTATATATGCGCGAAGTAGAAGAACGCCTTTTAGAAGAAACGGATTACGAGCTGGAGGTGCGCCGCTCTATAGAATTTTCTGAAGCATGCGCCAACCTTAATAACGTGGTTTTTCCGAACTATTACCCACAGCTATCAAGCAAACGCATTATTACTATGGATTGGCTGGAAGGCAAACACCTGCGCGAGTTTTTAGCGATCAACCCATCACAGCTGCTGCGCGATCAGATAGGCCAGGCCTTATGGGATTTTTACAACTTTCAGCAACACGAGCTGCGTGCCGTACATGCCGACCCTCATCCGGGTAACTTTTTAATTACTCCGAATGGTAAACTGGGCTGTATAGATTTTGGTTGTATTAAAGTAATGCCTGAAGATTTTTATTACCCTTTCTTCTCACTCACCTCAACAGATCTTTTTGACGATAAGGAAGAAACTATCAAGGCGTTCCGTAAACTGGAGATGATATTACCCAATGATACACCTGCACAGATCGAGTTTTATTACACCATGTTTAAGCAAATGATAAGCTTATTTGCTAAACCATATATTACTAACGAGTTTGATTTTGGCAAAAAGGAATTTTTTGACGAGCTATTTGGTTTCGGCGAAAAGGTTTCAAAAATGCCCGAATTTAAACAGGCGCGGGGAGTAAAACACTTTATTTATGTTAATCGAACCAATTTTGGTTTATATAATATTTTGCACGAGCTTAAAGCAAGGGTAAAAACCGATACTTATAAGCCGCATGTACAATTGGCATTTTAA
- a CDS encoding SDR family oxidoreductase gives MNISGKNILVIGGSSGIGLALVKLLIANGANVYNASRKTSTDWPPSVKHLTFDVLADTSALAAYIPEQLHGIAYCVGSINLKPFGRLTKDDFLTDYRLNVLGATDVIQQSLKALKNAGEASIVLFSTVAATAGMGFHANIASAKGAINGLTLSLAAELSANKIRVNAIAPSLTDTPLAKNLLSTDEKREASARRHPLGKFGKADDVASAALFLLTDQSSWITGQILGVDGGLSTLRSI, from the coding sequence ATGAATATTTCAGGTAAAAACATACTGGTAATTGGCGGCAGTTCGGGCATTGGGCTGGCCCTGGTTAAACTATTGATAGCCAACGGGGCTAACGTTTACAATGCATCGCGCAAAACATCGACCGATTGGCCACCAAGTGTAAAGCATTTAACTTTTGATGTTTTAGCCGATACATCGGCGCTGGCGGCTTATATACCCGAACAACTACATGGTATAGCATATTGTGTGGGCAGCATTAATTTAAAACCCTTTGGCAGACTAACCAAAGACGACTTTTTAACAGATTATCGCCTTAACGTTTTGGGCGCTACTGATGTGATACAGCAAAGCTTAAAAGCTTTAAAAAACGCCGGCGAAGCATCAATAGTTTTGTTTAGCACTGTTGCGGCAACGGCAGGTATGGGTTTTCATGCAAATATTGCATCGGCTAAGGGTGCTATTAACGGCTTAACCTTATCCTTAGCGGCAGAATTATCAGCTAACAAAATTAGGGTAAATGCTATTGCGCCATCATTAACCGATACCCCTCTTGCTAAGAATTTGCTGAGTACTGATGAAAAGCGCGAAGCATCGGCAAGGCGGCACCCACTGGGTAAATTTGGCAAGGCTGATGATGTGGCTTCGGCAGCATTGTTTTTATTGACAGACCAAAGCAGCTGGATAACCGGGCAAATTTTAGGTGTGGACGGAGGCCTATCTACCCTGAGAAGTATTTAG
- a CDS encoding DUF2256 domain-containing protein has protein sequence MLKQHLPVKVCAVCKRPFTWRKKWAKCWDDVKYCSDRCRASK, from the coding sequence ATGTTAAAACAACATTTACCAGTTAAGGTTTGCGCGGTATGTAAACGGCCCTTTACATGGCGCAAAAAATGGGCGAAATGTTGGGACGATGTCAAATATTGTAGCGACAGGTGTCGGGCATCAAAATAA
- a CDS encoding HAD family phosphatase, which produces MAVFNKLEGIAAIFDMDGTLIDNTPFHFEAWQLLFKKHNMPQITKETYLGEISGVPIRNTINKYFGDLDADTLKTIIKEKREFYEEAFKPHLKPINGLESFLAELKNAGVKIAVATSSNMEDVDFIFNTIPIKKIL; this is translated from the coding sequence TTGGCAGTTTTTAATAAACTGGAAGGTATAGCGGCCATATTTGATATGGACGGCACCTTAATTGATAATACGCCTTTCCACTTTGAAGCATGGCAATTGCTTTTTAAAAAGCATAATATGCCGCAAATAACTAAGGAAACTTACCTGGGTGAAATAAGCGGTGTACCTATACGCAATACTATAAACAAATATTTTGGCGATTTGGATGCCGATACTTTAAAAACCATCATAAAAGAGAAACGGGAGTTTTATGAAGAGGCTTTTAAACCTCATTTAAAGCCCATAAACGGGTTAGAAAGCTTCCTGGCAGAATTAAAAAACGCAGGTGTTAAAATAGCGGTGGCCACATCCTCAAACATGGAAGATGTTGACTTTATTTTTAATACCATACCAATAAAAAAAATACTTTGA
- a CDS encoding 2-oxoglutarate dehydrogenase E1 component yields MDRLNYINSGNADYINSLYEAYQQDPESVDFGWQKFFEGFDFGKSSQPAAAAADNSTSEHFIKEINVMNMINGYRTRGHLFTKTNPVRERRKYFPGKELETFGLSDADLDTVFNAGVEVGLGRAKLRDIRQLLEDTYCQAIGAEYRYIRNPIKIKWFEDRMEAKRNTPSFTADEKKLMLSKLNEAVVFENFLGTKFLGQKRFSLEGAEALIPALDSVIKKGSELGIEEFIIGMAHRGRLNVLTNIMEKTYKEVFSEFEGKNFDSESPFGGDVKYHLGFSTDIQTKNGKNVHLSLCPNPSHLEAVDPVVEGITRSKIDFKYNGDHSKIAPILIHGDASVAGQGIVYEVLQMEKLDGYRTGGTIHLVINNQIGFTTNYKDARSSTYCTDVAKTVLSPVFHVNGDDVEALVYVVNLAMEYRQVFNEDVFIDILCYRRYGHNEADEPKFTQPVLYKAIEAHPNPLQIYSKKLITEGTIDDKYVKGIEKDFRAELQVMLDESKAEDRFTDTIAMFEGAWSGLHLANHKELISAIDTSVKEEVITEIGNKITVLPQGKAFFKKIEKLFEDRNTMVNKTKVFDWAMGELLAYGTLLKEGFPVRLSGEDVKRGTFSHRHAVLTLVDSEDEFTPLETIDTEARLSIFNSLLSEYGVLGFEYGYALANPNALTIWEAQFGDFFNGAQIIVDQYIASAETKWQRGNGLVMLLPHGYEGQGPEHSSARVERFLELCADDNIQVANCSTPANFFHILRRQMHRDFRKPLIIFTPKSLLRSPKCVSPVEDFTNGKFHEVIDDTYADPKKVKRVLLCTGKVYYDLQEKQQVDKRKDVAIVRVEQLYPTPIQQILKMKARYEKATEFIWVQEEPENMGAWPYICRKFHNDKHLNLQVISRLEGASTATGFAKQHAAQQAHIVAKAFEAPAGKVVKETIKKTTEKMANAGAD; encoded by the coding sequence ATGGATCGCCTAAATTATATAAATAGCGGAAACGCCGACTACATCAACTCCTTATACGAAGCTTATCAGCAAGACCCGGAATCTGTAGATTTTGGATGGCAAAAATTCTTTGAAGGTTTTGATTTTGGTAAAAGTTCTCAACCTGCGGCGGCAGCAGCAGATAACAGCACTTCAGAGCATTTTATTAAAGAGATAAATGTAATGAACATGATAAATGGTTACCGCACACGCGGCCATTTATTCACTAAAACAAACCCTGTACGCGAGCGCCGCAAATACTTTCCGGGTAAAGAACTGGAAACTTTTGGCTTGAGCGATGCTGATCTGGATACGGTATTTAATGCCGGCGTTGAAGTTGGTTTAGGCCGGGCCAAGCTGCGCGATATACGCCAGTTACTTGAAGATACTTACTGCCAGGCTATTGGTGCCGAATACCGTTACATACGTAACCCTATTAAAATAAAATGGTTCGAAGACAGGATGGAGGCCAAGCGTAATACGCCGTCATTCACAGCTGATGAAAAGAAGCTGATGCTGTCTAAACTAAACGAAGCGGTTGTTTTTGAAAACTTTTTAGGCACCAAGTTTTTGGGCCAAAAACGCTTTTCGTTAGAAGGCGCCGAGGCATTAATACCCGCGCTCGATTCGGTTATTAAAAAAGGATCTGAACTGGGTATCGAAGAGTTTATTATTGGTATGGCCCACCGCGGCCGCTTAAATGTGCTTACCAATATTATGGAGAAAACTTACAAAGAGGTTTTCTCGGAATTTGAAGGTAAAAATTTCGATTCAGAATCTCCTTTTGGTGGTGATGTAAAATACCACCTGGGTTTTTCAACTGATATACAAACTAAAAACGGTAAAAACGTTCACCTTAGCCTTTGCCCCAACCCATCGCACTTGGAGGCGGTTGACCCGGTTGTAGAAGGTATAACACGTTCGAAAATTGATTTTAAATACAACGGCGACCATTCTAAAATAGCGCCGATATTGATACATGGTGACGCATCTGTAGCCGGGCAAGGAATTGTTTACGAGGTTTTACAGATGGAAAAACTGGATGGTTACCGTACAGGCGGCACCATACACCTGGTTATAAACAACCAGATTGGTTTTACCACCAACTATAAAGATGCCCGCTCAAGTACCTATTGTACCGATGTGGCCAAAACGGTTTTATCGCCTGTTTTCCACGTTAATGGCGATGATGTTGAGGCTTTGGTTTATGTGGTTAACCTTGCAATGGAATACCGCCAGGTGTTTAACGAGGATGTTTTTATAGATATACTTTGTTACCGCCGCTATGGCCATAACGAAGCTGATGAGCCTAAATTTACTCAGCCGGTGTTATACAAAGCCATAGAGGCACACCCTAATCCTCTACAGATATACAGCAAAAAGTTAATAACTGAGGGTACTATTGACGATAAGTATGTAAAAGGTATCGAGAAGGATTTTCGTGCCGAGTTACAGGTAATGCTGGATGAATCAAAGGCAGAAGACAGGTTTACCGACACCATTGCCATGTTTGAAGGTGCCTGGAGCGGTTTGCACCTGGCTAACCATAAAGAACTTATAAGCGCTATTGACACCTCAGTTAAAGAAGAGGTAATAACCGAAATAGGAAATAAGATAACCGTATTACCGCAGGGTAAAGCTTTCTTCAAAAAAATTGAAAAGTTGTTTGAAGATCGTAACACTATGGTTAATAAAACCAAAGTGTTTGATTGGGCAATGGGCGAGTTATTAGCCTACGGTACTTTATTAAAAGAAGGTTTCCCGGTAAGGTTAAGTGGCGAGGATGTTAAACGCGGTACTTTCTCTCATCGCCACGCAGTATTAACATTGGTAGATTCGGAAGATGAATTTACACCATTGGAAACTATAGATACCGAAGCGAGGTTGAGTATTTTTAACTCATTGCTATCGGAGTACGGTGTTTTAGGCTTTGAATATGGCTATGCCTTAGCTAACCCTAATGCCTTAACTATTTGGGAAGCACAGTTTGGCGATTTCTTTAACGGAGCGCAAATTATTGTTGACCAATATATTGCCAGTGCCGAAACTAAATGGCAGCGTGGTAATGGCTTGGTAATGTTGTTGCCGCATGGTTACGAAGGCCAGGGCCCTGAACATTCATCTGCCCGTGTAGAACGCTTTTTAGAGCTTTGCGCCGATGATAATATACAGGTTGCTAATTGCAGCACACCAGCCAACTTCTTTCATATATTAAGGAGGCAGATGCACCGCGATTTCCGCAAGCCGCTTATTATATTTACCCCTAAGAGTTTATTACGCAGCCCTAAGTGCGTATCGCCGGTTGAAGATTTTACCAATGGTAAATTCCACGAGGTGATAGATGATACCTATGCTGACCCTAAAAAGGTTAAACGTGTACTACTTTGTACAGGTAAGGTATACTACGACCTGCAAGAGAAACAGCAGGTTGATAAGCGCAAGGATGTAGCTATTGTACGTGTTGAGCAATTGTACCCAACACCAATACAGCAGATATTGAAAATGAAGGCCCGCTACGAAAAGGCTACCGAATTTATTTGGGTGCAGGAAGAGCCGGAGAATATGGGTGCATGGCCATATATTTGCCGCAAGTTCCACAACGATAAACATCTGAATTTACAGGTGATATCGCGTTTGGAAGGTGCAAGTACTGCAACCGGTTTTGCTAAACAACATGCTGCCCAACAAGCACACATTGTTGCCAAAGCATTTGAAGCGCCTGCCGGTAAAGTGGTTAAAGAAACCATAAAAAAGACAACTGAAAAAATGGCCAACGCCGGAGCGGACTGA
- a CDS encoding DUF2867 domain-containing protein, whose amino-acid sequence MRVLIAGANGYIGTRLIPVLLEKGHTIVCLVRDKRRFHEHNDYSDRVTLITGDLLQQNSLEPFPADIDAAYYLVHSMAQSGDFSELEALSAGNFANAIAKTHCKQVIYLSGIVNDTGLSKHLESRRNVEDVLKESKIPLTVLRAAIIIGSGSSSFEIIRDLTEKLPIMTVPRWVNTKCQPIAIRDVLGYLEGVLLNKKALNGTFDIGGPDILSFKQMMLTYADVRHLKRYIFIIPFLSPKISSYWLYFVTSTSYSLAQSLVDSMKNETIMKNNDIDKVVKRDCLTYKQALELAFKKIEQNSIVSSWKDALNNGYLTSGFMDQIKVPQNGTLEYKVKQPFKRNSAEVLKNIMAIGGNRGWYYWDWIWSIRGFLDKLFGGVGTRRGRTSNVSVSAGDVIDFWRVLLADNINYRLLLYAEMKLPGEAWLEFKIIERNNQTFLSQIATFRPKGLWGRMYWYLMWPFHLFIFKGMARRIVNFGEGKSMAK is encoded by the coding sequence ATGAGGGTATTAATTGCAGGTGCTAATGGCTATATAGGTACAAGGCTAATACCGGTTTTGCTTGAAAAAGGCCATACCATAGTTTGCCTGGTGCGCGATAAGCGCCGCTTTCATGAACACAATGATTACAGCGACCGCGTAACCCTGATAACAGGCGACCTGCTACAGCAAAACAGTCTGGAACCATTTCCTGCTGATATTGATGCAGCCTATTACCTGGTGCATTCTATGGCACAAAGCGGAGACTTTTCTGAGTTGGAGGCATTATCAGCCGGCAACTTTGCTAATGCTATCGCCAAAACCCATTGCAAGCAGGTAATTTATTTAAGCGGAATTGTAAACGACACCGGCCTATCTAAGCACCTCGAATCGCGCAGGAATGTGGAGGATGTACTTAAAGAAAGCAAAATACCATTAACCGTTTTAAGGGCTGCAATTATTATAGGCTCGGGTAGCTCATCCTTCGAGATCATTCGCGATCTAACCGAAAAGTTGCCGATAATGACCGTACCCCGCTGGGTAAACACCAAGTGCCAACCAATTGCCATACGCGATGTATTGGGCTATCTGGAAGGTGTACTGCTCAATAAAAAAGCCCTGAATGGCACCTTTGACATTGGCGGGCCGGATATACTTAGCTTTAAGCAAATGATGCTTACCTATGCGGATGTTCGCCATTTAAAACGATACATTTTTATCATACCATTTTTATCACCTAAAATATCATCGTACTGGTTATATTTTGTTACATCTACCAGCTACTCGCTGGCCCAAAGCCTGGTAGATAGCATGAAGAACGAAACCATCATGAAAAACAATGATATTGATAAAGTAGTAAAACGCGACTGCCTGACTTATAAGCAAGCGTTAGAGCTTGCATTTAAGAAAATAGAACAAAACTCCATAGTATCCAGCTGGAAGGACGCGCTGAATAACGGCTACCTTACCTCGGGCTTTATGGACCAGATAAAAGTACCACAAAATGGCACCTTAGAGTATAAGGTAAAACAGCCTTTTAAACGCAACAGTGCCGAGGTGCTTAAAAACATTATGGCCATTGGCGGTAACCGTGGCTGGTATTATTGGGATTGGATATGGAGCATTCGCGGATTTTTAGATAAGCTTTTTGGCGGCGTGGGCACCAGACGTGGTCGAACCAGTAATGTAAGCGTATCTGCCGGTGATGTGATAGATTTTTGGCGGGTGCTGCTGGCCGATAATATTAACTACCGGCTGTTACTATACGCAGAAATGAAATTACCGGGCGAAGCATGGCTGGAGTTTAAAATAATTGAACGCAACAACCAAACCTTTCTAAGCCAAATAGCCACCTTTAGGCCTAAAGGCTTATGGGGACGTATGTATTGGTATTTAATGTGGCCCTTCCATCTATTTATATTTAAGGGGATGGCACGGCGCATTGTAAATTTTGGAGAAGGTAAAAGCATGGCAAAATGA
- a CDS encoding TetR/AcrR family transcriptional regulator: MATTQSIQNAYIDYVLTEGQQPKSVYTFAKKNKMAEEEFYRFFGSFDAVEESVWTDLANRTITEIKTQEVWPQYSSREKALSFFYSFFELLKGSRSFAVYSLKKQPRGLGSPRVLDGLRNSFESFAESILAEGIETTELTDRKFFSKRYKDALWIQFGFVLNFWVHDNSAGFEKTDEAIEKGINVTFDLFQRSPIDNLFEYGKFLAKNGGLKEKMGFGSF; this comes from the coding sequence ATGGCAACTACACAAAGCATACAAAATGCTTATATAGATTATGTTTTAACTGAGGGGCAGCAACCAAAGTCGGTATACACCTTTGCTAAAAAAAATAAGATGGCCGAAGAGGAATTCTACCGTTTCTTCGGGTCGTTTGATGCTGTTGAAGAAAGCGTTTGGACGGACCTTGCCAATAGAACCATTACCGAAATAAAAACGCAGGAAGTTTGGCCGCAATACTCATCGCGCGAAAAGGCCCTGTCGTTTTTTTACAGCTTTTTTGAACTGTTAAAAGGCAGCCGCAGCTTTGCCGTATACAGCCTTAAAAAGCAACCCCGCGGTCTGGGTTCGCCGCGCGTTTTAGATGGTTTAAGAAACAGCTTCGAAAGCTTTGCCGAAAGTATTTTAGCCGAGGGCATTGAAACTACCGAGCTAACCGACCGCAAGTTTTTTAGCAAACGCTATAAAGATGCTTTATGGATACAGTTTGGCTTTGTGTTAAACTTTTGGGTGCACGACAACTCTGCCGGTTTCGAAAAAACGGATGAAGCTATTGAAAAAGGTATTAACGTAACCTTCGATCTGTTTCAGCGTTCGCCAATTGATAATTTGTTTGAGTACGGCAAATTCCTGGCAAAAAATGGTGGCTTAAAAGAAAAGATGGGCTTTGGCAGTTTTTAA